TTCCACTGTTGTTTATGGGAAGTTTGGTGATGGAGGCGTTTTTCGCGATTCCGGGGTTGGGAAGTTTTACGATCGAGGCGATTCAAGCACAAGATTTCGCTATTGTGCGAAGTATGGTCTATCTTGCCTCTGTACTGTATATTGTCGGTCTGTTGCTAACCGACATCAGTTATACGTTGGTTGATCCGCGCATCCGATTCGGATAAGAAAGTGGTAAATGATTTCACAAAATAGAAGTTATCAAGTTATGCAAGGCGTGATGAGCCTCCTATTGGGTTGCATCAGTATCGTCTTACTGGTAACCCTCCGGGGTTCAGGGTATCCGAGTGTGATTCTCTCAGCATTTCTGGTTGTGGGCATCACGCTAATCTTATCAGGTGATTATCTCCTCAATCCTTTCAAACTACCGGTCACCCCGTTAAAACAGGAACTCGCAAGCGACATCGGTTTGATCGCTTACGGTGTACTGTATTTCAGCATCGCTATGTCAGAACTACTGCAACCGCGTTGGTTCACTGTCGGGTTGCCAATCTTTTTACAACCAATTTGGGTGCGGCGCGGGTTAGCAGGTGTCGGAATCGTCCTGATCGCTGCGGGCATTTACGGTATCTGTCACTTATACACGGCGCAATTATCCGACAACTCACCAGAATAGCATAACGCTAAAAGAGTTTCATAGACAACCGCGTCTTTCAAGACCTATCACTTCGCGATAATCACGGCATAGCGGAGCGGTGTCTCCCCGACGTTGCGGATCCCGTGTAAAACTTGGCAATCGACATGGACGGCTTCGTTGTTGCTGACGCCGTGTGTCTCTTCACCAAATAAGACTTCACCTTCCCCAGAAAATACGTAGAAAATTTCTTGTCCGTCGTGTGTATGGGGTGGATGCGCGCGTTGCCCGGGTCCGACTTCGGAGATGTGGAGATGGAGTTGTTCCCTGTCTGCCCCCGCTTCAAAGATAAAACGGTCAATGCCTTTGACATCAGCTCTGATTTCTTTTTCCATGAAGATTTCTCCTTTTGATATTGCTTACGAAACAGTATTTGATGTAAAAATTTGGAAGTTATAGTAAAATCGGAAAATATGTTTACACTTTTCCCCTTCGTAGGGGCTGGGTCACCCAGCCCCTACGAGTTACCGTGTGTGCAAATAATTATGAAATTTACTATAATGTAGCATGTTCACCAAGAATTGTCAATTTGCAAATCAAATTACCAAAGGTGTGTCAATATTTTGTCAAAAGTTGGGATTAAAATAGTGATTAGGAATGGTTATCTGATAGTTCACATTCGAGGAAAGTTTTATGAATACGAAGAGTTTAGTCGCTGAATTTGTGGGTACGTTTGCCCTGATTTTTATCGGTGCTGGCGCGCTGGCGATCACTCAAGCTAACTTATTAGGTGTTGCACTCGCTCACGGTTTAGTCATTGTAGTGTTTATCTATGCTTATGGGCACCTCTCCGGCACGCATATCAATCCGGCTGTGACGCTTGGCTTACTGATAGCAGGCGAGATTGAATTCGTGGCAGCGATCGGATACTGGGTCGTGCAATTTCTTGGCGGAATTCTCGGAGCAGTTCTGCTTAATGCCGTGCTACCGAATCCCGGCGATCTGGGTGTGACAATTTTGGCTGAAGGTGTTACGCCGCTGCAAGGACTTGTTATCGAAATTGTACTCACCTTCTTCCTCGTCAACACAATTTTCAACACCGCTGTGAGTGGGAAAGCAGGCAATTTCGCGGGGTTCGCAATTGGACTGGCACTAATTTTCTGTATCCTTATGGGGGGACCGTTGACGCGGGCTTCTCTCAATCCGGCACGGACTTTGGGACCTGCTATCGTCAGTGGAAATTATGCCGACATTTGGCTCTACTTCGTGGGACCGTGCGTCGGTGCAATCCTCGCTGCGCTCCTCTATATCGGTGTATTGAAAGACAAAGGCGAAGCGTAGCACACTTAATCATAGGAAAAACGAAAAGGCCGGCACATTGACGCGCCAGCCTTTTTGTTGGTTTTAAGGGGTGTGTCTTAAGATGTCGTTGTAATCGGAACTTCGGTCGGTTTCGCTGCTTCCGGTTTCGGAATAGAGAGCGTCAACACACCGTCACTGTATTCGGCTTTGATATCGTCTGTCGCCACTTCCGATGGAAGCGTAAATTTGCGTTGGAAACTTCCATAGCGGCGTTCAACGCGGCGATAGTTTTGCGTGTCATCTGCATTTTCCTGCCGCTTTTCGCCGCTGAGCGTCAAGAGATTATCTTTGACAGAGACGTGGAGATCATCTTTTGCGACACCTGGCAATTCGGCGCGGACTTCAAATGTGTCGTCTGTTTCCGAAATATCAACCGAGGGTGCCCAGTGATATGTACCTGCGTCGGTTCTTACGCGCGGAGGTGCAAAAAACGGGCTGTAAAATCTGAATGGGTTTCTTGCCGGGCTGTGTAAAGTCAAATAAGTCATTTTTTTCTCCTTTAGTAGTGTGAAGGCGTTATGCCTCGTATATTTTTGTTTATGTGCTATTGGACATGCCCCGTGTGCTATCTAACAGACGAGGCACGCCCGAGTCGTTAGGTTAGGAATTTACTGTAATCGGAACTTCAGTCGGTTTCGCGGCTTCCGCCTTCGGAATTCCGAGTGTCAAGATGCCGTCCTTGAATTCCGCTTTGATAGCATCGGTTTCGATGTGTCTTGGCAACGTGAAATTTCTCTGGAAGCTGCCGTACCGGCGTTCAACACGGTGGTAGTTTTTGCCGTCTGTCTCTGCTTCTTGATGTTTTTCGCCTTTGATCGTGAGCAGATTGTCGGTTACAGAGACGTTGACATCGTTTTCGGATACGCCGGGAAGTTCAGCGCGGATCTCAAATCCATTTTCCGTTTCAGAAATATCTACGGTAGGCATCCAAGCGGTGCTGTCCGTATCCGTTCCATCTTCGTGAGAGGCGAAGAGGTCGCTAAAAACCCGCTCCATCTGGTTGTGGAGGTTAAATAGGTTTCGCATCGGTCTGCGTGTTGTTAAGTA
This window of the Candidatus Poribacteria bacterium genome carries:
- a CDS encoding cupin domain-containing protein, whose translation is MEKEIRADVKGIDRFIFEAGADREQLHLHISEVGPGQRAHPPHTHDGQEIFYVFSGEGEVLFGEETHGVSNNEAVHVDCQVLHGIRNVGETPLRYAVIIAK
- a CDS encoding aquaporin produces the protein MNTKSLVAEFVGTFALIFIGAGALAITQANLLGVALAHGLVIVVFIYAYGHLSGTHINPAVTLGLLIAGEIEFVAAIGYWVVQFLGGILGAVLLNAVLPNPGDLGVTILAEGVTPLQGLVIEIVLTFFLVNTIFNTAVSGKAGNFAGFAIGLALIFCILMGGPLTRASLNPARTLGPAIVSGNYADIWLYFVGPCVGAILAALLYIGVLKDKGEA
- a CDS encoding Hsp20/alpha crystallin family protein gives rise to the protein MTYLTLHSPARNPFRFYSPFFAPPRVRTDAGTYHWAPSVDISETDDTFEVRAELPGVAKDDLHVSVKDNLLTLSGEKRQENADDTQNYRRVERRYGSFQRKFTLPSEVATDDIKAEYSDGVLTLSIPKPEAAKPTEVPITTTS
- a CDS encoding Hsp20/alpha crystallin family protein is translated as MTYLTTRRPMRNLFNLHNQMERVFSDLFASHEDGTDTDSTAWMPTVDISETENGFEIRAELPGVSENDVNVSVTDNLLTIKGEKHQEAETDGKNYHRVERRYGSFQRNFTLPRHIETDAIKAEFKDGILTLGIPKAEAAKPTEVPITVNS